From Williamwhitmania sp., one genomic window encodes:
- the pstA gene encoding phosphate ABC transporter permease PstA, with translation MKKYFTFREARNLIFKFLIILLTVLSVIPLLAILAYIFKQGISVINWNFLTSLPKPVGEVGGGIFNAIVGSVMIISVAALIAIPIGVTTGVYFAEQSRTRIYNLAHLAVDVLQGIPSIVIGIIIYIWVVKPFGTFTSLSGSIALAIMMLPSIIKSTEETLKMVPSSFKEAALSLGVPYYKTMISVIIPAGLSGILNGIILGIARVAGETAPLLFTAFGNPFLNTNILKPTASLPLVIFNYATSPYEDWHNLAWGASFILVVIILFLNILTKLAEKRWKVQF, from the coding sequence ATGAAAAAGTATTTCACCTTTAGAGAGGCCAGAAATTTGATCTTCAAATTTTTGATTATCCTTTTGACAGTTCTTTCCGTAATCCCGCTGTTGGCTATCTTGGCTTATATATTCAAACAGGGTATTTCAGTGATCAACTGGAATTTCTTAACCAGCCTTCCAAAACCGGTAGGGGAAGTTGGCGGGGGCATCTTTAATGCCATAGTTGGAAGTGTAATGATTATCTCCGTGGCTGCTTTAATTGCAATTCCAATAGGGGTTACCACAGGGGTATACTTTGCCGAGCAATCGCGAACACGAATATATAACTTGGCCCACTTAGCTGTGGATGTATTGCAGGGCATCCCTTCCATTGTGATAGGAATTATTATCTACATATGGGTTGTGAAGCCATTTGGCACCTTTACCTCCCTATCTGGGAGTATTGCACTTGCCATTATGATGCTTCCATCCATAATTAAATCGACGGAGGAAACGCTGAAGATGGTGCCATCCTCATTCAAGGAAGCTGCGCTATCGCTGGGTGTTCCCTACTACAAAACCATGATAAGCGTTATAATTCCGGCTGGATTAAGTGGTATACTGAATGGTATAATTCTTGGAATTGCTAGGGTTGCAGGTGAAACTGCACCACTTCTTTTCACTGCCTTTGGAAATCCATTCCTCAACACAAATATTTTAAAACCAACAGCCAGCTTACCCCTTGTTATCTTCAACTATGCCACTAGCCCATATGAGGATTGGCATAACTTAGCCTGGGGGGCTTCATTCATTCTAGTGGTAATTATTCTATTTCTGAACATATTGACAAAACTAGCAGAGAAAAGATGGAAAGTACAATTTTAA
- the phoU gene encoding phosphate signaling complex protein PhoU — protein MSNIAKQTKDSETNMTHLETELLRLKKDMVEMWDTVVNQVQKARAVVEAGNKDLINEMATGEKLIDAFELKVDMDCENFLALFSPVANDLRLVLAILKINYNLERIGDFAWSTAKVIREMENPASSESLEKTNLILMLDTAILMLKTALEAFETDDNNLASTIFEKDKILDDNNKMANQIIAELIKQHPADITNFLGMLTIIKKLERIGDHTKNIAEEIIFYIEAKVIRHNRKKSK, from the coding sequence ATGAGTAACATTGCAAAACAAACAAAAGATTCCGAGACCAATATGACACACCTTGAAACTGAGCTGCTGCGCTTGAAAAAAGATATGGTTGAGATGTGGGATACCGTGGTCAATCAGGTACAAAAGGCGAGGGCCGTTGTTGAGGCGGGTAATAAGGATTTAATTAACGAAATGGCTACAGGGGAGAAGCTCATAGATGCTTTTGAGCTTAAGGTCGACATGGACTGTGAAAACTTTCTTGCACTATTTTCTCCTGTTGCCAACGATCTTCGGCTTGTTCTTGCCATCCTAAAAATCAATTATAACCTCGAGCGTATTGGCGATTTTGCTTGGAGCACTGCTAAGGTCATTCGTGAAATGGAAAATCCAGCTAGCAGCGAAAGTTTGGAAAAAACAAATCTAATTCTGATGCTTGATACCGCCATACTGATGCTTAAAACTGCACTGGAGGCCTTCGAGACGGACGACAACAATTTGGCTAGTACAATTTTTGAAAAAGATAAGATACTGGACGACAACAATAAAATGGCTAACCAAATCATCGCTGAACTCATAAAACAGCACCCTGCGGATATTACAAATTTCCTAGGCATGCTGACTATTATTAAGAAGTTGGAAAGAATTGGCGATCACACCAAGAATATTGCTGAAGAGATCATCTTCTACATAGAGGCAAAGGTGATTAGACATAATAGGAAGAAGAGTAAGTGA
- a CDS encoding cupin domain-containing protein, with product MKYQGIMDSVEVDRSKTFIIVEIIEYVPNSVVIKTIIKKTTGKVSAASFDSGETLTDRSSPFDNFIQIIDGRAEVIIDGTSSHLETGQSIIIPAHSYNTIVANVRFKMISTVIKSGYDEVS from the coding sequence GTGAAATACCAAGGAATAATGGACAGCGTTGAGGTAGATAGATCAAAAACTTTTATCATAGTGGAAATCATTGAGTACGTTCCAAATTCGGTGGTTATTAAAACCATAATAAAGAAGACTACGGGCAAGGTAAGCGCCGCTTCGTTCGATTCGGGCGAAACGCTCACCGATAGGTCATCGCCCTTTGATAACTTTATTCAGATAATCGATGGAAGGGCAGAGGTTATTATTGACGGGACATCAAGCCATCTCGAAACGGGCCAGTCCATCATTATTCCGGCACATTCGTACAATACAATTGTGGCCAACGTGCGGTTTAAAATGATTTCTACAGTGATAAAGAGTGGGTACGATGAGGTGAGCTGA
- the pstS gene encoding phosphate ABC transporter substrate-binding protein PstS gives MKINKLFWGLAAVLALASCSGNQKTNNSGSQELIGAGATFPYPLYSKMFDEYNKANGVKINYQSIGSGGGIKQLQNKTVDFGASDAPLSDEEMKSMPSPIVHIPTCLGAVMITYNLPGNPQLKLTPDVIADIFLGKITKWNDKRLTSLNPSANLPDLAISVVHRSDGSGTTYVFSDYLSKVSSDWNTKPGKGKALDWPVGIGAKGNEGVGGMVKQTPGSIGYVELAYVMQNKMASAMIQNKSGEFIEASIPSISAAAAVTLPEDLRVSLTNTDAKDGYPISSFTYIILYVNQSYGDRTKEQAKATVSLIDWMITTGQQFAPGLIYAPLPKEAQDAALNQLKKVNFGGTPLM, from the coding sequence ATGAAAATTAACAAATTATTCTGGGGTTTAGCCGCAGTGCTAGCCTTGGCATCCTGCTCTGGGAATCAAAAAACTAATAATAGCGGAAGCCAAGAATTGATTGGTGCCGGAGCAACCTTTCCTTATCCGTTATATTCAAAGATGTTCGATGAGTATAACAAGGCAAATGGTGTAAAAATTAACTACCAATCCATTGGTTCGGGTGGCGGAATAAAGCAGCTACAAAACAAAACCGTTGATTTTGGTGCTTCCGATGCGCCACTAAGCGATGAAGAGATGAAATCAATGCCATCTCCAATTGTCCACATTCCAACCTGCCTTGGAGCAGTGATGATTACCTATAATCTACCTGGTAATCCACAGCTTAAGCTCACCCCAGACGTGATTGCCGACATTTTTCTCGGGAAAATTACCAAGTGGAACGACAAGCGGTTGACCTCCCTAAATCCATCAGCAAATCTCCCCGACCTAGCCATTTCAGTGGTTCACCGTTCCGACGGAAGTGGAACTACCTACGTATTCTCCGACTACCTGAGCAAGGTTAGCAGCGACTGGAATACCAAGCCTGGAAAAGGAAAAGCACTCGACTGGCCAGTTGGTATCGGTGCAAAAGGCAATGAGGGCGTTGGCGGTATGGTAAAACAAACTCCTGGAAGCATTGGCTACGTTGAACTCGCCTATGTTATGCAAAATAAGATGGCATCGGCAATGATCCAAAACAAGTCGGGGGAGTTTATTGAGGCATCCATCCCATCAATCAGTGCTGCAGCAGCTGTAACATTGCCCGAGGATCTGAGAGTTTCTCTTACCAACACCGATGCAAAGGATGGTTATCCTATTAGCAGCTTTACCTACATTATCCTGTATGTAAACCAATCGTATGGTGACAGAACCAAGGAGCAAGCTAAAGCAACGGTATCGCTAATTGATTGGATGATTACCACTGGTCAACAATTTGCTCCGGGTCTCATCTACGCTCCCCTACCAAAGGAGGCCCAAGATGCTGCCCTGAACCAACTTAAGAAGGTAAATTTTGGAGGCACCCCTTTAATGTAA
- the feoB gene encoding ferrous iron transport protein B: MKLSELQNGECGIITKVMGRGAFRKRITEMGFVKGKKVIVVKNAPLKDPIEYNIMGYDVSLRRSEAALVEVATKDEAVNLSFEGYNGTITEEDLRVSAKVMGKTINVALVGNPNSGKTTLFNFASGSNERVGNYSGVTVDSKQAHFRHKGYLFKITDLPGTYSLTAYTPEEVFVRSYIAETIPDIIINVVDASNLERNLYLTSQLIDMDVKVIIALNMFDELKKSGDSFDYQSLGKLMGIPIVPTVGSKGKGITELFDTAINVYADKDKTTRHLHINYGTEVEQSVAVVQKLLKQGDNLTITSKYSTRFLAIKLLEKDKHSKKVVESCSNKEEILNAAAKEITRLELVMAEDSETIITDAKYGFIAGALKETFHEGIHTRRRATDVIDTFLTHQVFGFPIFIFFMWLMFYSTFTLGEYPMNWIQDGVSLISSLLQNHLPAGAFKDLLIGGVIGGVGSVIVFLPNILILFFFISVLEDTGYMARAAFIMDKIMHKIGLHGKSFIPLIMGFGCNVPAIMATRTIENRNNRLLTMLINPFMSCSARLPVYILIIGAIFPTHAGTVLFAIYLLGILMAIGAALIFKRTLFHSEEVPFVMELPPYRIPTVRSTVKHMWHKGSQYLSKMGGVILVAVILIWALEYYPKNVEYSKPFDKLIESKTEQQAHDQSIGNPSQQLMQDIRNLEVQKEAEHQEQSYLGQIGKLIEPVIRPLGFDWKMGVSLVAGVAAKEIVVSTLGVLYQVDNGDDSKKLIDKLRSEKYQAGPNVGQKVFTPISALAFLVFILIYFPCIAVIAAIKKESGSWKWAAFTIVYTTGFAWFMAFATFQLGSLIWG; encoded by the coding sequence ATGAAGCTATCGGAGCTACAAAATGGTGAATGCGGAATTATCACAAAGGTGATGGGGCGAGGTGCCTTTCGCAAGCGTATCACCGAAATGGGATTTGTGAAGGGGAAAAAGGTTATCGTAGTAAAAAATGCACCACTGAAGGATCCCATTGAATACAACATAATGGGCTACGATGTGTCGCTACGGCGAAGTGAAGCGGCATTGGTTGAGGTGGCCACCAAGGATGAGGCTGTAAACCTCAGCTTCGAGGGATACAACGGTACCATTACGGAGGAGGATCTTCGCGTATCGGCCAAGGTGATGGGCAAAACCATAAACGTGGCGCTAGTGGGCAACCCAAATTCGGGAAAGACCACCCTCTTTAACTTTGCCTCCGGCTCCAACGAGCGCGTAGGTAACTACTCCGGCGTTACAGTCGACTCCAAGCAGGCACACTTTCGGCACAAGGGCTACTTGTTCAAAATTACAGACCTTCCAGGGACATACTCGCTAACAGCCTACACCCCGGAGGAGGTTTTTGTGCGGAGCTATATTGCCGAAACAATTCCCGACATCATCATCAACGTGGTAGACGCCTCCAACCTTGAGCGTAACCTCTACCTCACCTCTCAGCTAATCGACATGGACGTGAAGGTGATTATTGCCCTTAATATGTTCGATGAGCTGAAGAAGAGTGGCGATAGTTTTGACTACCAATCGCTTGGAAAATTGATGGGGATTCCCATTGTGCCTACGGTGGGCAGCAAGGGTAAGGGAATTACTGAACTTTTCGACACGGCCATCAACGTATATGCCGATAAGGACAAAACCACGCGTCACCTGCACATCAACTATGGTACGGAGGTGGAGCAATCGGTAGCTGTAGTGCAAAAGTTGCTCAAGCAGGGTGATAATCTAACCATTACAAGCAAGTATTCCACTCGTTTTCTCGCCATAAAGTTGCTGGAGAAAGATAAGCATTCAAAAAAGGTTGTTGAGAGTTGCTCCAACAAGGAAGAGATACTCAACGCTGCAGCGAAGGAGATTACCCGACTGGAGTTGGTAATGGCGGAGGACAGCGAAACAATTATTACCGATGCCAAGTATGGCTTTATTGCTGGGGCACTCAAGGAGACTTTTCACGAAGGAATTCACACCCGCCGTCGCGCCACCGACGTTATCGATACCTTTTTAACCCACCAGGTGTTTGGTTTCCCCATCTTCATCTTTTTCATGTGGCTAATGTTTTACTCTACCTTCACCCTTGGCGAGTACCCCATGAACTGGATACAGGATGGTGTGAGCCTTATCTCCTCGCTACTGCAAAACCACCTACCTGCTGGGGCATTTAAGGATTTGCTAATTGGCGGCGTAATTGGTGGTGTGGGCAGTGTAATAGTGTTTCTGCCCAACATACTCATCCTCTTCTTCTTCATCTCGGTACTGGAGGACACAGGGTACATGGCTCGAGCTGCCTTTATAATGGACAAGATAATGCACAAGATTGGGCTGCACGGCAAGTCATTCATCCCGCTCATTATGGGTTTTGGATGCAACGTTCCAGCCATAATGGCGACGCGGACCATCGAGAACAGAAACAACAGGCTGCTTACAATGCTCATCAACCCATTTATGAGTTGCAGCGCTAGGCTTCCAGTATACATCCTGATAATAGGTGCAATTTTTCCCACCCACGCAGGCACAGTCCTCTTCGCCATTTATCTCCTTGGCATCCTAATGGCAATTGGTGCAGCACTAATCTTTAAGCGCACGCTGTTTCACTCAGAGGAGGTTCCGTTTGTGATGGAGCTTCCCCCCTACCGAATTCCAACTGTGCGCTCCACAGTAAAGCACATGTGGCATAAAGGTTCTCAGTATTTAAGCAAAATGGGAGGTGTTATTCTAGTAGCCGTAATCCTAATTTGGGCACTGGAATACTACCCAAAGAACGTGGAATACAGCAAACCATTCGACAAGTTAATTGAGTCAAAAACTGAGCAGCAGGCTCATGATCAAAGCATAGGAAACCCCTCGCAACAGCTAATGCAGGATATTCGAAACCTAGAGGTGCAGAAGGAAGCCGAACATCAGGAGCAGTCCTACCTAGGACAAATAGGCAAACTCATTGAGCCGGTAATCCGTCCACTTGGTTTCGACTGGAAAATGGGCGTAAGCTTGGTAGCGGGTGTGGCAGCAAAGGAGATTGTGGTTAGCACGCTTGGTGTTCTCTACCAAGTGGACAATGGCGACGACTCCAAAAAGCTCATTGATAAGCTTCGTTCGGAGAAGTATCAGGCAGGACCAAATGTTGGGCAAAAAGTGTTTACCCCAATTTCGGCGCTGGCCTTCCTGGTTTTTATCCTCATCTACTTCCCCTGCATTGCCGTAATTGCTGCCATTAAGAAGGAATCGGGTAGCTGGAAGTGGGCCGCTTTTACCATAGTCTATACCACTGGATTTGCTTGGTTCATGGCTTTTGCCACCTTCCAGCTGGGAAGCCTTATATGGGGCTAA
- a CDS encoding MFS transporter, with amino-acid sequence MNERIWNKDLIFLILSNFLMYITYYAILSALPIYLVNNLHASKVQVGVVVGVYTIASVMVRPFSGFALDRFGRRTIFLLALIIYTLLFAGYLVAITITSIILLRFAQGLVWGFTTVSGSTIAVDIIPVAKRGEGIGYFALSTTLGMSVGPIIGLFVCHHWGYMAMFVSGCFISVASLACAYSVHLRKRFVVGKRIALKWNSLFDKNSIQPSINVFITMIAYGGLLSFIALYGQEIGIKNTSLYFLIFSIGIAAARLTAGKVFDRNGPRKIITLCLILLMIGFPMLAMAKSPLLFFLSAIVIGFGNGVIFPTFQSMVNNLADSVHRGAANSTLYTAVDLGMGLGMITAGLIAEHISLSFIFWVNAAVGAAGLLFFRLFVLKAYESRYKQ; translated from the coding sequence ATGAATGAGAGGATATGGAATAAAGATTTGATATTCCTGATACTGTCCAACTTCTTGATGTACATCACCTACTATGCCATACTTTCGGCCCTGCCCATCTATTTGGTCAACAACCTCCATGCCTCAAAAGTGCAGGTGGGAGTGGTTGTTGGGGTATATACCATTGCCTCGGTAATGGTGCGCCCTTTTTCGGGTTTTGCGCTCGACCGATTTGGGCGACGCACCATCTTCCTGCTGGCTCTAATAATTTACACCTTGCTATTTGCGGGCTACCTAGTTGCCATAACCATTACATCCATAATTTTGCTTCGGTTTGCGCAAGGGCTTGTATGGGGATTTACCACCGTTTCGGGATCGACCATTGCGGTTGACATTATTCCGGTGGCCAAAAGAGGCGAAGGCATCGGATACTTTGCGCTATCGACAACCCTAGGAATGTCCGTTGGCCCAATTATCGGGCTATTTGTATGCCACCACTGGGGATACATGGCCATGTTTGTTTCGGGGTGTTTTATAAGTGTTGCAAGCCTTGCATGTGCCTACAGCGTACACCTGCGTAAACGGTTTGTGGTTGGCAAACGGATAGCGCTAAAATGGAACAGCCTGTTCGATAAAAACTCCATCCAGCCGTCGATAAATGTATTTATCACCATGATTGCCTACGGTGGGTTACTGTCGTTTATTGCCCTTTACGGCCAGGAGATAGGCATTAAGAACACCTCCCTATACTTCCTTATTTTCTCCATTGGTATAGCTGCAGCACGGCTTACCGCCGGAAAGGTGTTTGACCGAAATGGTCCGCGAAAGATTATTACGCTATGCCTGATTTTGCTCATGATAGGATTTCCCATGCTGGCCATGGCAAAAAGCCCGCTGCTATTCTTTCTCTCGGCCATAGTTATTGGATTTGGCAACGGGGTAATATTCCCAACCTTCCAGTCGATGGTGAATAACCTCGCCGATTCTGTGCACCGTGGAGCAGCCAATTCAACACTTTACACGGCTGTAGACCTCGGAATGGGGCTTGGAATGATTACGGCTGGGCTAATAGCCGAGCACATCTCCCTCTCATTTATCTTTTGGGTAAATGCCGCAGTGGGTGCCGCCGGGTTACTGTTCTTCAGGCTCTTTGTGCTAAAAGCGTACGAGAGTCGATACAAGCAATAA
- the pstC gene encoding phosphate ABC transporter permease subunit PstC encodes MLQQVHSNANIRSLNFREAAFRKTLSLSAILLIVLLISIFLTLLVSSLPSIQAIGLKFLYQKVWDPVANEFGALPFLAGTLMTSALAILISTPFALAIGLFLGEYYPRGWISGLIKNAVELLAGIPSVILGFWGIFTIVPIVRAIEMRMGAVPSGVGILAASIILAIMITPFSASLIRLVISMVPLHLKEAAYALGATRFEVVRFVIIPYIRSGMSAGILLALGRALGETMAVTMLIGNTQIIPKSIFDTGNTMASVIANEFTEATGKIYFSALIETGLVLFVVTTIINIIGVRIIKRFEN; translated from the coding sequence ATGCTCCAACAAGTTCATTCCAACGCTAATATAAGAAGCCTAAACTTTCGCGAGGCTGCCTTTCGTAAGACTCTGTCATTGTCAGCTATTCTGCTTATTGTCCTTCTTATAAGCATTTTTCTCACCCTTCTTGTATCGTCGCTTCCATCCATTCAAGCCATTGGTCTAAAATTCCTATATCAGAAAGTTTGGGATCCTGTTGCTAACGAGTTTGGTGCCCTTCCTTTCCTGGCGGGTACATTGATGACATCTGCACTAGCCATTCTCATTTCAACTCCCTTTGCTTTGGCCATTGGACTGTTTTTGGGTGAATACTATCCACGGGGCTGGATAAGCGGATTAATAAAAAATGCAGTTGAGCTCTTGGCTGGAATTCCCTCAGTAATATTGGGCTTTTGGGGTATTTTCACCATTGTTCCAATTGTGCGAGCCATCGAAATGCGGATGGGGGCTGTTCCTTCGGGAGTGGGAATTCTTGCCGCATCCATAATTCTAGCCATAATGATTACGCCATTTTCGGCATCGCTCATCCGGCTGGTAATTAGCATGGTTCCCTTACACCTTAAAGAGGCAGCATATGCACTTGGGGCTACGCGCTTCGAGGTGGTTAGGTTTGTGATCATACCATACATCAGGTCAGGAATGTCAGCAGGTATTTTGCTGGCTCTTGGAAGGGCCCTAGGTGAAACCATGGCAGTTACCATGCTTATTGGAAATACGCAGATTATTCCCAAAAGTATTTTCGATACAGGAAACACAATGGCTAGCGTTATTGCCAATGAATTTACCGAGGCAACCGGGAAAATATACTTTTCTGCCCTAATCGAAACGGGTCTGGTGTTATTTGTGGTTACTACAATCATCAATATTATTGGGGTGAGAATTATTAAACGATTTGAGAACTAA
- the pstB gene encoding phosphate ABC transporter ATP-binding protein PstB has product MESTILKTENLNAFFGDAHVLKDVSIEIPKNTITAIMGPSGCGKSTFIRCINRMHELTENAYSTGKIYINDEDIFSYNATLLRRSVGMVFQRPNPFNTMNIFENVIAGYTLNRYKLSKLEKEELVEESLRKAVLWDEVKDNLHKKGTFLSGGQQQRLCIARSIAMKPSILLLDEPTSALDPISTAKIEELLLALKSNYTIVIVTHNMQQAGRISDDTAFFYMGELTEWDKTKTIFTNPKKVQTQNYITGRFG; this is encoded by the coding sequence ATGGAAAGTACAATTTTAAAAACGGAAAACCTCAATGCTTTTTTTGGAGATGCGCACGTTTTAAAAGACGTAAGCATCGAAATTCCAAAGAACACCATAACTGCCATAATGGGACCCTCCGGTTGTGGAAAGTCAACATTTATCCGCTGCATTAATCGAATGCACGAACTTACCGAAAATGCCTATTCAACTGGGAAGATCTATATCAACGATGAAGATATTTTCTCCTACAATGCCACCCTTTTAAGGCGAAGTGTTGGGATGGTGTTTCAGCGCCCAAATCCATTTAATACGATGAACATTTTTGAGAATGTTATTGCTGGATACACGCTAAACAGGTATAAGCTATCGAAATTGGAAAAGGAGGAGCTGGTGGAAGAGTCGTTGCGAAAGGCGGTTCTTTGGGATGAGGTTAAAGACAATTTGCACAAAAAGGGGACCTTTTTGTCGGGTGGACAGCAGCAACGGTTGTGCATTGCTCGCTCCATTGCCATGAAACCTTCAATTCTACTGCTCGATGAACCCACCTCGGCCCTAGATCCCATATCCACGGCCAAGATAGAAGAGCTGCTGCTAGCCTTGAAAAGCAATTACACGATAGTGATTGTTACCCATAACATGCAGCAGGCAGGACGAATAAGTGATGATACAGCCTTTTTTTACATGGGCGAGCTTACGGAGTGGGATAAAACAAAAACCATATTTACAAACCCCAAAAAGGTACAAACACAAAACTACATCACCGGACGGTTTGGCTAG